One window of Flavobacterium dauae genomic DNA carries:
- a CDS encoding M1 family metallopeptidase, translating to MKKLLLLLITVSTAGYAQHKNPNPGYWQQHVDYKMDVTMDVEKFQYSGTQELVYTNNSNDTLTKVFYHLYFNAFQPGSEMDARLLSISDPDKRMVKSFKGPNGIEKKESKISELKPNEIGYLKVNDLKQDGTLLKTKVVGTILEVELAKPLVPKAKSTFTMKFDGQVPVMVRRAGRNSDEGVALSMTQWYPKMAEFDFEGWHPDPYIGREFHGVWGDFDVKITLDKNYTVGGSGYLQNKNEIGHGYEDQGVKVDIPKKQKTLTWHFIAPNVHDFAWGADPDFIHDKVMGPNNVELHFFYKNDADIKDNWKKLQPETVKLLEFFNKTIGEYPYKQYSIIQGGDGGMEYAMCTLITGKRSLPSLIGVTAHEFAHMWFQHMLATNESKHGWMDEGFTSFISDFAVNQIMDKKNQEDENPFQSMYGNYNYMVKLGHEQPLSTHADRFDDNMNYGISAYTKGAVFITQLAYVIGWDNTFKTLKRYYYDYRFSHPTPNDFKRTAERVSGAVLDWYLVDWTQTTNTIDYGIKNVEVKANEANITLERIGRMPMPIDLLVVYEDESTESFYVPNVLMRWSKNNPYSQIKRTVLEGWGWAHPTYSFKFDTKGKKIKAIVIDPSELMADVNKANNAKEL from the coding sequence ATGAAAAAGCTTTTACTTTTACTGATTACCGTATCAACCGCCGGATACGCACAGCATAAAAATCCAAATCCGGGTTATTGGCAGCAGCACGTTGATTATAAAATGGATGTAACAATGGATGTTGAAAAATTTCAATATTCAGGAACACAAGAACTGGTTTATACCAACAATTCTAACGATACACTGACAAAAGTTTTTTACCATTTGTATTTTAACGCATTTCAGCCGGGAAGCGAAATGGACGCACGTTTGCTTTCAATTTCTGATCCCGATAAACGTATGGTAAAATCGTTTAAAGGCCCTAATGGCATTGAGAAAAAAGAAAGTAAAATTTCCGAATTAAAACCAAACGAAATAGGTTATTTAAAAGTAAACGATTTAAAACAAGACGGTACATTGTTAAAAACCAAAGTGGTGGGAACCATTTTAGAGGTTGAATTAGCCAAACCATTAGTGCCAAAAGCAAAATCGACATTTACAATGAAATTTGACGGACAAGTACCGGTAATGGTACGCCGTGCCGGACGAAATTCTGATGAGGGCGTGGCATTATCAATGACGCAATGGTATCCAAAAATGGCAGAATTCGACTTTGAAGGCTGGCATCCAGATCCATATATCGGACGTGAATTTCACGGTGTTTGGGGTGATTTTGATGTAAAAATTACGTTAGATAAAAACTATACTGTTGGTGGATCGGGCTACTTACAAAACAAAAACGAAATTGGTCATGGCTACGAAGATCAAGGTGTAAAAGTAGATATTCCTAAAAAACAAAAAACACTTACCTGGCATTTTATCGCACCAAATGTACACGATTTTGCTTGGGGTGCCGATCCTGATTTTATCCACGATAAAGTAATGGGGCCAAACAATGTAGAGCTGCATTTTTTCTATAAAAACGACGCCGATATTAAAGATAATTGGAAAAAATTGCAACCAGAAACCGTTAAGTTATTAGAATTTTTCAATAAAACCATTGGCGAATATCCTTACAAACAATACTCGATTATTCAAGGCGGTGATGGCGGAATGGAATACGCAATGTGTACGCTGATTACAGGAAAACGCAGCTTGCCGAGTTTAATAGGTGTTACCGCTCACGAGTTTGCACATATGTGGTTTCAGCATATGTTAGCTACTAACGAAAGCAAACACGGTTGGATGGACGAAGGTTTTACCTCTTTTATCTCTGATTTTGCAGTAAATCAAATAATGGATAAAAAGAATCAGGAAGATGAAAACCCGTTTCAAAGTATGTACGGCAATTACAACTATATGGTTAAATTAGGGCACGAACAACCTCTTTCTACGCACGCCGATCGCTTTGACGATAATATGAATTATGGTATTTCGGCTTACACAAAAGGAGCTGTGTTTATTACACAATTGGCGTATGTGATTGGTTGGGACAATACTTTTAAAACTTTAAAGCGTTATTATTACGATTATCGTTTTTCGCATCCTACACCAAACGATTTTAAACGTACCGCAGAACGTGTTTCGGGCGCTGTTTTAGATTGGTATTTGGTTGATTGGACTCAAACCACAAATACCATTGATTACGGTATTAAAAATGTCGAGGTTAAAGCGAATGAAGCAAATATCACTTTAGAACGAATTGGCAGAATGCCAATGCCTATTGATTTGTTGGTGGTGTATGAAGATGAATCAACAGAAAGTTTTTATGTTCCTAATGTGTTAATGCGTTGGTCAAAAAACAATCCGTATTCTCAAATCAAACGCACTGTTTTAGAAGGTTGGGGCTGGGCTCACCCTACCTACAGTTTTAAATTTGATACAAAAGGGAAAAAAATAAAAGCTATTGTTATTGATCCGTCAGAATTAATGGCTGATGTAAATAAGGCAAATAATGCAAAAGAATTATAA
- a CDS encoding KUP/HAK/KT family potassium transporter, with translation MEGKNSINKVTAGSLLITLGIIYGDIGTSPLYVMKAIFGDAPIQKNLVIGAVSCVLWTLTIQTSLKYVWLTLQADNNGEGGIFSLYTLVRKLKKRWLIIPAIIGGSAMLADGIITPPISISSAIEGIKIYYPDLQTIPIVIGIIISLFLFQSYGTKTIGKFFGPIMLLWFLMLAAVGISKIIEMPEIIKAFNPYYAYLLLTQHPEGFFVLGFVFLCTTGAEALYSDLGHCGINNVRVSWIFVKTTLALNYLGQGSFLLLHDDIQLKTFENGVEFIQNPFYLMMPQWFIPIGIVIATMAAIIAAQALITGSFTMINEAMRLNLWPRVLVKYPSIIKGQLYIPSTNWLLCIGCILIVLHFKESSNMEAAYGLAIVMCMLATSILLTYFMILKRFPKPAIIGFVLIYSIIEISFFIANIEKFHHGGYVSILVAGLLASVMTVWLVGKQIRKSYTEFVKLKDYIDVIEDLSNDDSIPQYSNNLIYLTNAQNRNEIESKVIYSILYKRPKRANIYWMLHVNVIDEPYGMEYQVKKFSDKIIRVDFYLGFRIAPKISPLFKKVLEDLSACGEFNKLSTYHSLRKNQIMADHKYIIIEKVISYDNDLPWYEKFVLDCYAFIRKRSLSEEKAFGLDNSSVKIEYYPLIIDKSVPDLVLKRRKDKTD, from the coding sequence GTGGAAGGAAAAAACAGCATTAATAAGGTTACAGCAGGATCTCTGTTAATTACATTAGGCATTATTTACGGAGACATTGGTACATCGCCTTTATACGTAATGAAAGCCATTTTTGGCGATGCACCTATTCAAAAAAATTTGGTAATTGGAGCCGTTTCTTGCGTTTTGTGGACACTAACCATACAAACAAGTTTAAAGTATGTTTGGTTAACGTTACAAGCAGACAATAATGGCGAAGGAGGAATTTTTTCGTTATATACTTTGGTAAGGAAGCTTAAAAAACGCTGGTTGATTATTCCTGCAATTATTGGAGGTAGTGCTATGTTAGCCGACGGAATTATTACACCGCCCATTTCTATTTCCTCTGCAATTGAAGGTATAAAGATTTACTATCCCGATTTACAAACCATTCCTATTGTAATAGGAATTATTATTTCGCTCTTCCTTTTTCAAAGCTATGGAACAAAAACCATTGGAAAGTTTTTTGGACCTATTATGTTGTTATGGTTTTTAATGCTGGCAGCCGTTGGTATTTCAAAGATTATTGAAATGCCCGAAATCATTAAGGCCTTTAACCCTTATTATGCCTATTTATTACTCACGCAACATCCCGAAGGCTTTTTTGTATTGGGCTTTGTATTTTTATGTACCACCGGGGCAGAGGCTTTGTATAGCGATTTAGGTCACTGCGGTATTAACAACGTGCGGGTAAGCTGGATTTTTGTAAAAACCACTTTGGCTTTAAATTATTTGGGACAAGGATCGTTTTTACTTTTACACGATGATATTCAACTAAAAACGTTTGAAAACGGAGTAGAATTTATTCAAAATCCGTTTTACCTGATGATGCCGCAATGGTTTATACCTATAGGCATTGTTATTGCTACAATGGCTGCTATTATAGCGGCACAAGCTTTAATTACCGGATCGTTTACTATGATTAACGAAGCTATGCGACTAAATTTATGGCCGCGCGTACTGGTAAAATATCCATCAATCATTAAAGGGCAGCTTTATATACCATCAACCAACTGGTTATTATGTATTGGGTGCATTTTAATTGTTTTGCATTTTAAAGAATCAAGCAATATGGAAGCCGCTTACGGTTTAGCCATTGTAATGTGTATGCTGGCAACCAGCATTTTGCTTACCTATTTTATGATCTTAAAACGTTTTCCGAAGCCGGCTATTATTGGTTTTGTTTTAATTTACAGCATTATAGAAATTTCGTTTTTTATTGCGAATATAGAAAAATTTCATCACGGTGGATACGTTTCTATATTAGTTGCCGGTTTGCTGGCCTCTGTTATGACCGTTTGGCTGGTAGGGAAACAAATTCGTAAAAGCTATACCGAATTTGTAAAACTGAAAGATTATATAGATGTGATAGAAGATTTAAGTAACGATGACAGTATTCCGCAATATTCCAATAATTTAATTTACCTGACCAATGCGCAAAATAGAAACGAAATAGAGTCAAAAGTTATTTATTCAATCCTGTACAAACGTCCTAAGCGTGCCAATATTTATTGGATGCTTCACGTAAATGTAATTGACGAACCTTATGGTATGGAATATCAGGTTAAGAAATTTTCAGACAAAATCATTCGTGTCGATTTTTATTTAGGGTTCCGTATCGCACCAAAAATAAGTCCGTTGTTTAAAAAGGTTTTAGAAGATTTAAGTGCCTGCGGCGAATTCAACAAGTTAAGCACTTACCATTCACTGCGTAAAAACCAAATAATGGCAGACCATAAATACATTATTATTGAAAAAGTGATTTCATACGACAACGATCTACCTTGGTACGAAAAATTTGTTTTAGATTGTTATGCCTTCATCCGCAAA
- a CDS encoding T9SS type A sorting domain-containing protein produces MKKCLLILTTVLIFNSTYSQVLYTENFDNLSIGNLGTDPSGAIPGQGGWYTVSQYTQANSFFNIVNETGRGKVLDMTTGVTDYEYLVAIKKISHTTIANRLPGNDVFMLEIDYYTGSNQPRGGNSVGSQINILSYFDGDPLNETHLLSQFSFDKSNGDVGLGKLPFNTWVKIIFYLDYPNEKKYLHIPYLNDAFSADIPKHPTSTNLIEEYPISEINLIGSYAGTGTNPVLSYIRNRYDNIKLTAINEVPPEVVTLSVNEQLAEKFNLYPNPASNVVNITNNENMFVKEVAVYDTKGKLISTQNFNEQTEIQLNVENLASGTYMLHLQTAEGTAVKKLVKK; encoded by the coding sequence ATGAAAAAATGTTTACTAATTTTAACAACTGTGCTGATTTTTAATAGTACGTACAGCCAGGTTTTGTACACCGAAAATTTCGACAATTTAAGCATTGGTAATTTAGGTACCGATCCTTCAGGAGCTATTCCGGGGCAAGGAGGGTGGTACACCGTATCGCAATATACGCAGGCAAATAGTTTTTTTAATATTGTAAACGAAACCGGCAGAGGCAAGGTATTGGATATGACCACCGGTGTAACAGACTATGAATATCTTGTTGCTATTAAAAAAATTTCACACACTACAATTGCCAACCGGTTGCCCGGGAACGATGTGTTTATGCTTGAAATTGACTATTATACTGGTTCAAATCAACCGAGAGGAGGTAATAGTGTAGGAAGTCAAATAAATATTTTGAGCTATTTTGATGGCGATCCTTTAAATGAAACTCATCTTCTGAGTCAATTTTCTTTTGATAAATCAAATGGGGATGTTGGGTTAGGAAAACTGCCTTTTAATACCTGGGTTAAAATTATTTTTTATTTAGATTATCCTAATGAGAAGAAATATTTACACATACCTTATTTGAATGATGCTTTTTCTGCCGATATTCCTAAACACCCTACGTCCACTAATTTAATAGAAGAATATCCTATATCAGAAATCAATTTAATAGGTTCATATGCAGGTACAGGGACTAATCCGGTTTTAAGTTATATCCGTAACAGGTACGATAATATTAAATTAACAGCAATAAATGAAGTGCCACCAGAGGTTGTTACGTTAAGTGTAAATGAGCAATTGGCAGAAAAATTTAACTTATACCCCAACCCGGCAAGTAATGTGGTAAACATTACCAACAACGAAAATATGTTTGTTAAAGAGGTTGCGGTTTACGATACAAAAGGTAAATTAATAAGTACCCAAAACTTTAATGAACAAACAGAAATACAGTTAAACGTAGAAAACTTGGCAAGCGGTACCTATATGCTGCATTTACAAACCGCAGAAGGTACAGCGGTTAAAAAGTTGGTTAAGAAATAG
- a CDS encoding MBL fold metallo-hydrolase codes for MKLHAIEAGNFKLDGGAMFGVVPKVLWNKTNPADANNQIDLAARCLLIEDGNRLILIDTGMGNKQSDKFFGFYNMWGNFDLEQSLKQKGFHKDDITDVFLTHLHFDHCGGAVSWNNSHTGYETTFKNATYWSNENHWHWATEPNAREKASFLSENILPIQESGQLKFIETSNNPLINHSELNFGVLFVDGHTEKQMIPHIKYQDKTIVFCADLLPTAGHIPLPYVMGYDTRPLLTLPEKDRFLKQAAANNFYLFLEHDAHNHIITVKETEKGIRLNQVFSVNDIL; via the coding sequence ATGAAACTTCACGCTATTGAAGCAGGAAATTTTAAGTTAGACGGCGGTGCTATGTTTGGCGTGGTGCCTAAAGTATTGTGGAACAAAACCAATCCTGCCGATGCTAATAACCAGATTGATCTGGCAGCTCGTTGTTTATTGATTGAAGACGGAAACCGTTTAATTTTGATTGATACCGGTATGGGAAATAAACAAAGCGATAAGTTTTTTGGCTTTTACAATATGTGGGGTAATTTTGATTTGGAACAATCTTTAAAACAGAAAGGATTTCACAAAGACGATATTACCGATGTATTTTTAACGCATTTGCATTTTGATCATTGCGGTGGTGCAGTTTCTTGGAACAATTCGCATACCGGATACGAAACCACTTTTAAAAATGCAACGTATTGGAGCAACGAAAACCATTGGCATTGGGCTACCGAACCAAACGCACGTGAAAAAGCATCGTTTTTGTCTGAAAATATCTTGCCAATTCAAGAAAGCGGACAGTTAAAATTTATCGAAACATCGAATAATCCGCTAATAAATCATTCCGAATTAAATTTTGGTGTTTTGTTTGTAGATGGTCATACCGAAAAACAAATGATTCCGCATATAAAGTATCAAGATAAAACCATTGTTTTTTGTGCCGATTTATTGCCAACCGCCGGTCACATTCCGTTGCCTTACGTTATGGGATACGATACACGTCCGCTGCTTACTTTACCAGAAAAAGATCGGTTTTTAAAGCAGGCGGCAGCCAATAATTTTTATCTGTTTTTAGAACACGACGCACACAACCATATCATTACAGTTAAAGAAACCGAAAAAGGAATCCGTTTAAACCAAGTTTTTTCTGTTAACGATATTTTATGA
- the rnpA gene encoding ribonuclease P protein component translates to MNQTYPKTEKLKKKKYIDLLFSEGRTVTKYPLRLVYVPVKDLEVPLQMGVSVSKRYFKKAIDRNYFKRVLRECYRLNKQILLNDLQEPYVIMFFYQTKERLTYTEIDEKTKQLFEKFTDTLQKTP, encoded by the coding sequence ATGAACCAAACCTATCCAAAAACCGAAAAATTAAAAAAGAAAAAGTACATTGATTTGCTTTTCTCTGAAGGACGTACGGTTACCAAATATCCGTTGCGGTTGGTTTACGTGCCGGTAAAAGATTTGGAAGTGCCTTTGCAAATGGGTGTTTCGGTTTCTAAAAGATATTTTAAAAAAGCGATTGACCGCAATTATTTTAAACGGGTTTTGCGCGAATGCTACCGTTTAAACAAACAAATTCTTTTAAATGATTTACAAGAACCTTACGTTATAATGTTTTTTTACCAAACCAAAGAACGACTGACTTACACAGAGATTGATGAGAAAACAAAACAGCTTTTTGAGAAGTTTACAGATACCTTACAAAAAACGCCCTGA
- a CDS encoding S8 family peptidase produces MKINKPIYLSALVALALTSCKTAQTSYLSDLSALKPIETVNLPARKSALPENELQRWSHLDILKDTVPGMSVDRAYEEIIKDKAGKKVIVAVIDSGIEIDHPDLKPQIWNNPKEKAGNGKDDDKNGYVDDMHGWNILGETNEEQLELTRIVSRGDDGSEEYKRAVKELEEKRAELEPYKARLTMLQDAHKKVAAYLKQESFTKADLDKIPSDAPADVTKAKNIGYMLTAGGGAASDYLKDFENYVNGQLDYNLNPDFKGRKTGDDIFDINDKDYGNNDVMGNRDHAKHGTHVAGIIAQTRHNNIGGDGVASNNVEIMSVRAVPDGDEYDKDIALAIRYAADNGAKVINGSFGKYFAQNSQWVMDAIKYAAKKDVLIVVAAGNDAMDLNPEGEEIKRYPNDRIEGTNTEIADNFLVVGALNPAFGEKMVASFSNFGNVDVDVFAPGVKIYATVPYAKYEYLQGTSMASPNAAGVAAMIRSYYPKLSAAQVKQIMKDSGVAVNQEVIVSGNKEDKRNFKDISTSGKFVNLYNALILADKVSKEKK; encoded by the coding sequence ATGAAAATCAACAAACCTATTTATTTATCAGCGTTAGTAGCATTAGCATTAACAAGCTGTAAAACGGCACAAACTTCGTATTTAAGCGATTTAAGTGCTTTAAAACCAATTGAAACAGTAAATCTTCCGGCTCGTAAATCGGCTTTACCGGAAAATGAATTACAACGTTGGAGTCATTTGGATATTTTAAAAGATACCGTTCCGGGAATGTCTGTTGACCGTGCGTACGAAGAAATCATTAAAGATAAAGCAGGTAAAAAAGTAATCGTGGCGGTAATTGATTCAGGAATCGAGATAGATCATCCCGATTTAAAACCGCAAATATGGAACAATCCTAAAGAAAAAGCCGGAAACGGAAAAGACGACGACAAAAACGGATACGTTGACGATATGCACGGTTGGAATATTTTAGGAGAAACCAATGAAGAGCAATTAGAGTTAACCCGTATTGTTTCTCGTGGCGATGACGGATCGGAAGAATACAAACGAGCGGTTAAAGAATTAGAAGAAAAACGTGCAGAGTTAGAACCATATAAAGCACGTTTAACAATGTTACAAGACGCACACAAAAAAGTAGCAGCATACTTGAAACAAGAGAGTTTTACTAAAGCAGATTTAGATAAAATACCATCTGATGCACCCGCCGATGTAACAAAAGCTAAAAATATTGGTTATATGTTAACTGCCGGTGGCGGAGCTGCAAGCGATTATTTAAAAGATTTTGAAAATTACGTTAATGGTCAGTTAGATTATAACTTAAATCCCGATTTTAAAGGACGTAAAACAGGCGATGATATTTTTGACATCAACGATAAAGATTACGGAAACAACGACGTAATGGGTAACCGCGATCACGCAAAACACGGAACGCACGTTGCAGGAATCATTGCACAAACACGTCACAACAATATTGGTGGCGACGGCGTAGCATCAAACAACGTAGAAATTATGTCGGTTCGTGCCGTGCCAGATGGCGATGAGTACGATAAAGACATCGCTTTGGCAATTCGCTATGCAGCCGATAACGGGGCAAAAGTAATCAACGGAAGTTTTGGTAAATACTTTGCTCAAAACAGCCAGTGGGTAATGGATGCCATTAAATATGCAGCAAAGAAAGACGTATTAATTGTTGTAGCTGCCGGTAACGACGCTATGGATTTAAACCCTGAAGGCGAAGAAATAAAACGTTACCCTAACGACCGTATTGAAGGTACAAATACCGAAATAGCTGATAATTTCTTGGTTGTTGGTGCATTAAACCCGGCATTTGGCGAAAAAATGGTCGCAAGTTTCTCTAATTTTGGTAATGTAGATGTAGATGTATTTGCACCGGGTGTAAAAATTTACGCTACGGTTCCTTACGCAAAATACGAGTATTTACAAGGAACATCAATGGCATCGCCAAATGCGGCAGGTGTAGCAGCAATGATTCGTTCGTATTATCCAAAATTATCGGCTGCACAGGTAAAACAAATTATGAAAGATTCTGGTGTGGCAGTAAATCAAGAAGTAATCGTTTCTGGTAACAAAGAAGATAAACGCAATTTTAAAGATATTTCTACATCAGGAAAATTTGTGAATCTTTACAACGCATTGATTTTAGCAGATAAAGTTTCTAAAGAAAAAAAATAA
- a CDS encoding membrane lipoprotein lipid attachment site-containing protein produces MKKILFFLGGVVALTACSEDVYQEIDEQNEQLANEQNANNGGMQTNSFDDSNPGGLGSGGFSNFATNYFSPWDIWYNRGADHYELQPSYAFSNGGAVGENYSPYRLEVFAWIGLAYFDGDNDGTFNDFNSGNSFVLNTGNYPNLYQPNQEVGNLVRTTNPLIFQPLQDARIEDLQDHLPMPGGTDPRYTGMFGFWATGFDFAGTLQPQEELLLRDYGKVFFYEVEVFEAATNAFVGTYILHPEIKTLPAGKAKNWHPVMNTPGGGIQLQGNLPFGSFNLHYYTNGTSNPTTYSNIGSGSGNCNSFELVFDTAGIIKHQHTLTGSIPKTLTMDFLQHTPTFWQRSALILMVN; encoded by the coding sequence ATGAAGAAAATTTTATTTTTTTTAGGCGGGGTGGTAGCCCTTACAGCTTGTAGCGAAGATGTTTATCAGGAAATTGATGAACAAAACGAACAATTGGCAAATGAGCAAAACGCAAACAATGGTGGAATGCAAACTAACAGTTTTGATGACAGCAACCCTGGAGGGCTTGGTTCAGGAGGTTTTAGCAACTTTGCAACAAATTATTTTTCGCCCTGGGATATCTGGTATAACAGAGGAGCTGATCATTATGAGCTACAACCTTCGTATGCTTTTAGTAATGGCGGTGCTGTTGGGGAAAATTATTCGCCTTATAGGTTAGAAGTATTTGCCTGGATAGGTTTGGCATATTTTGATGGCGATAACGATGGCACTTTTAATGATTTTAATTCAGGAAATTCATTTGTGCTTAATACTGGAAATTACCCTAATTTATATCAGCCTAATCAAGAAGTGGGTAATCTTGTAAGAACTACTAATCCTTTAATTTTTCAACCCTTACAAGATGCAAGAATTGAAGATCTACAAGATCATTTGCCTATGCCGGGTGGAACGGATCCCAGATATACCGGTATGTTTGGATTCTGGGCTACTGGTTTTGATTTTGCTGGAACATTACAACCGCAAGAAGAACTTTTGTTAAGAGATTACGGTAAAGTGTTCTTTTACGAAGTTGAAGTTTTTGAAGCAGCGACCAATGCTTTTGTAGGCACATATATACTGCATCCCGAAATAAAAACACTACCAGCTGGTAAAGCTAAAAATTGGCATCCGGTTATGAACACACCGGGTGGAGGAATACAACTACAAGGAAATTTACCTTTTGGTAGTTTTAATTTGCATTACTATACTAACGGTACATCAAATCCTACTACTTATAGTAATATTGGAAGTGGTTCTGGAAATTGCAATTCATTTGAATTGGTTTTTGATACAGCGGGTATTATTAAACACCAACATACGTTGACCGGCAGCATACCTAAAACCCTTACTATGGATTTTTTACAACACACTCCAACTTTTTGGCAACGTTCAGCTTTGATATTAATGGTTAATTAA